From a region of the Desulfuromonas sp. KJ2020 genome:
- a CDS encoding tetratricopeptide repeat protein, with translation MTLMAFLLLIILFLVFFIYFLGLNPQDITLFFLPDQPLTYPVAIVVVGAVLLGLVLGYGAYIYSTFAGFFRNWRKDRAEKKNKEVTSLYREGVGRLLSGDIKKAHTLLQKTLDRDPSRVETYIALASVYIQESEPREAINLLLKAKNIDPRNLEIFFKMATTYEEMGLLDDAALAYQEIITLESDNRKALRALRDIHINSQRWPEALELQKRLMKVGVSKNRLADEKAKLLFIRYEVAAQAVAAGKGDEAKDTLKDIIKQDSGFTPARVSLGDIYQAENRAEEAARTWQEGYKALSKSIFLSRLEELYMGEEDPSTLLSFYRSAIVEKPQDLLLRLFFGRLCLRLEMVDEALENLYAVESSGIEFPQLHSLLAEAHRRRNRFDDAIREYQKALGINAHLSFGYVCEECGDEETSWKSRCAHCGTWGSFALPNRSLITGARPLEVREIHHGEREAWQEED, from the coding sequence ATGACTCTCATGGCCTTTCTGTTGCTTATCATCCTGTTCCTTGTCTTTTTCATCTATTTCCTGGGCCTCAATCCTCAGGACATCACCCTCTTTTTCCTGCCCGACCAGCCGCTGACCTATCCGGTGGCCATTGTCGTGGTAGGAGCCGTCCTGCTCGGTCTTGTCCTGGGTTATGGCGCCTATATTTACAGCACCTTTGCAGGCTTTTTCCGCAACTGGCGCAAGGATCGCGCTGAGAAAAAGAACAAGGAGGTCACCTCCCTCTATCGAGAAGGGGTGGGACGTCTTCTCTCCGGCGACATTAAAAAGGCCCATACACTGCTCCAGAAAACCCTCGACCGGGATCCATCCCGCGTGGAAACCTATATCGCCCTGGCCAGTGTCTATATACAGGAAAGCGAACCTCGCGAGGCCATCAACCTGCTCCTGAAAGCCAAAAATATTGATCCGAGAAACCTCGAGATTTTCTTCAAAATGGCGACGACCTACGAAGAAATGGGCCTTCTCGACGATGCCGCCCTGGCCTACCAGGAGATCATCACCCTGGAGAGCGACAACCGCAAGGCGCTGAGAGCCCTACGCGACATCCACATCAACAGTCAGCGCTGGCCAGAGGCCCTGGAACTGCAGAAACGGCTGATGAAGGTGGGGGTCAGCAAAAATCGGCTGGCGGATGAAAAAGCCAAGCTTCTCTTTATCCGCTATGAGGTGGCCGCACAGGCTGTTGCCGCCGGCAAGGGCGACGAGGCCAAGGACACGCTCAAAGATATCATCAAGCAGGACTCCGGCTTCACGCCGGCTCGGGTTTCCCTGGGGGACATTTACCAGGCTGAAAACAGGGCCGAAGAGGCAGCCCGCACCTGGCAGGAAGGCTACAAAGCACTATCCAAAAGCATTTTCCTGTCGCGCCTGGAAGAGCTCTATATGGGCGAAGAAGATCCTTCCACTCTGTTGTCTTTCTATCGCTCTGCCATTGTGGAGAAACCGCAGGACCTTTTGCTCCGGCTCTTTTTCGGCCGCCTCTGCCTGCGTCTCGAAATGGTCGATGAGGCGCTGGAAAACCTCTATGCCGTGGAAAGCTCCGGGATTGAATTTCCCCAGCTGCATAGCCTGCTGGCCGAAGCTCACCGCCGCCGCAACCGTTTTGACGATGCTATTCGTGAGTATCAGAAGGCCCTCGGGATCAACGCCCACCTCAGCTTTGGCTACGTGTGCGAAGAGTGCGGTGATGAAGAAACGAGTTGGAAGAGCCGTTGCGCCCATTGCGGTACCTGGGGCAGTTTTGCCTTGCCTAACCGCTCCTTGATCACTGGGGCCCGCCCCCTGGAAGTGCGGGAAATCCATCACGGGGAGAGAGAGGCATGGCAGGAAGAGGACTAA
- the gpmI gene encoding 2,3-bisphosphoglycerate-independent phosphoglycerate mutase produces the protein MAGRGLKRPIALVILDGWGINDACVNNAVCQAKKPVLDDLFSRYPSTRLNASGLAVGLPEGQMGNSEVGHLNIGAGRIVYQDLTRISKSIREGDFFQNPVLRQVMEKVKLGGSKLHLMGLLSDGGVHSHNTHLYALVRLAKSLGLSQVCIHAFLDGRDTPPKSGAGYLRALEEELAAIGIGRIATVSGRFWAMDRDNRWDRVEKAYRALALGEGKRSESSAKAIEEAYAAGQTDEFVEPHVIAPADLTAGTIDNGDGIIFFNFRADRAREITRVFTDPEFSGFIRAKTPELGAFVCMTEYDETFGLPVAFPPETYPNLLGEVISKAGLTQLRIAETEKYAHVTFFFNGGSETPFPGEDRVLIPSPKDVATYDLKPAMSAPAVTDEVVDRVMSGKYDFIVLNFANPDMVGHTGNLEAATTAMETVDACLGRVVETVLAAGGTLLVTADHGNCEQMTDGNGQPHTAHTANPVPLLLIDPDLPGAALQEGILADLAPTILSLMKLEKPEEMTGQSLLVPA, from the coding sequence ATGGCAGGAAGAGGACTAAAAAGACCGATCGCCCTGGTTATTCTCGACGGCTGGGGCATCAACGACGCCTGCGTCAACAATGCCGTCTGCCAGGCCAAAAAACCTGTCCTTGACGACCTGTTCAGCCGCTATCCTTCCACCCGGCTCAATGCCTCCGGGCTGGCCGTCGGCCTGCCCGAGGGCCAGATGGGCAACTCGGAAGTCGGCCATCTCAATATCGGTGCCGGACGCATTGTCTACCAGGATCTCACCCGTATCAGCAAAAGCATCCGCGAAGGGGATTTTTTCCAGAACCCTGTGCTTCGGCAGGTAATGGAAAAGGTCAAACTTGGCGGGAGCAAACTGCATCTCATGGGTCTGCTTTCCGACGGCGGCGTCCACTCGCACAACACCCACCTCTATGCCCTGGTGCGCCTGGCCAAGTCCCTCGGCCTTTCCCAGGTCTGCATCCATGCCTTTCTGGACGGTCGCGACACCCCCCCCAAAAGCGGAGCCGGATACCTGCGGGCTCTGGAAGAGGAGCTTGCAGCCATCGGGATTGGCCGGATAGCCACTGTCAGCGGCCGCTTCTGGGCCATGGACCGCGATAACCGCTGGGACCGGGTCGAGAAAGCCTACCGTGCCCTTGCCCTCGGCGAGGGGAAGCGCTCCGAGTCGAGCGCCAAAGCCATCGAAGAGGCCTATGCGGCCGGGCAGACGGATGAATTCGTCGAGCCCCACGTCATCGCGCCAGCCGACCTGACCGCCGGCACCATAGACAATGGCGACGGCATCATCTTCTTCAACTTCCGCGCCGACCGAGCCCGTGAAATTACCCGCGTTTTTACGGACCCGGAATTTTCCGGCTTCATCCGTGCCAAAACGCCTGAACTCGGCGCCTTTGTCTGCATGACCGAGTACGACGAGACCTTTGGCCTGCCCGTCGCCTTTCCGCCCGAAACCTATCCCAACCTGCTGGGCGAAGTGATCTCCAAGGCCGGTCTGACCCAATTGCGCATCGCGGAAACGGAAAAATACGCGCATGTCACCTTTTTCTTCAACGGGGGCAGCGAAACACCTTTTCCAGGGGAAGATCGCGTTCTCATTCCCTCGCCCAAAGATGTGGCCACCTACGACCTGAAGCCCGCCATGAGCGCCCCGGCGGTTACCGATGAGGTCGTCGATCGCGTCATGTCTGGTAAATACGACTTCATTGTGCTCAATTTTGCCAACCCTGACATGGTCGGTCATACCGGCAACCTCGAAGCCGCCACCACGGCCATGGAAACAGTCGATGCCTGCCTCGGTCGGGTAGTGGAGACCGTTCTTGCCGCCGGCGGCACCCTACTGGTCACGGCCGATCACGGCAATTGCGAGCAGATGACCGACGGCAACGGGCAGCCCCACACGGCCCACACCGCCAACCCCGTCCCCCTGTTGCTGATCGATCCTGATCTGCCCGGGGCCGCACTGCAAGAAGGCATTCTGGCTGACCTGGCACCCACCATCCTTTCACTCATGAAGCTGGAAAAGCCTGAGGAAATGACGGGACAGAGCCTGCTGGTCCCGGCCTGA
- a CDS encoding phosphoribosyltransferase family protein, with translation MRGEIGGLVDCFLPVCCAFCDTPLTSSTQPALCPACQNALAENKPAACPRCALPYPDYGGSDHLCGDCLQHPPPYRTVCALGIYEGPLRQAIHRFKYQQDFTLAAPLGHLLAAAVRRQGLLPDLILPVPLHPSRLRQRTFNQALLLARILGKQSSTPVARKLLRRLRPTPPQQGLSLDGRRHNLNRAFALSSPLDGESVLLVDDVMTSGATVAACAAVLLENGAQTVEVAILARAAKGT, from the coding sequence GTGAGGGGAGAAATCGGCGGGCTGGTGGACTGCTTCCTGCCGGTCTGCTGCGCTTTCTGCGATACTCCCCTCACCAGCTCAACCCAGCCAGCCCTCTGTCCTGCCTGCCAGAACGCCCTGGCCGAGAACAAACCAGCCGCCTGCCCGCGATGCGCTCTACCCTACCCCGATTACGGCGGCAGCGACCATCTGTGTGGCGATTGTCTGCAGCACCCACCGCCCTACAGAACCGTTTGTGCTTTGGGGATTTATGAAGGTCCGCTGCGCCAGGCCATTCACCGCTTCAAATATCAGCAAGACTTTACCCTCGCCGCCCCCCTGGGCCACCTCCTTGCAGCAGCCGTTCGGCGCCAGGGTCTTTTGCCCGACCTTATTCTCCCTGTTCCCTTACACCCCAGCCGACTTCGTCAGCGAACCTTCAATCAGGCTCTGCTGCTTGCCCGTATTTTGGGAAAGCAAAGCAGCACCCCTGTAGCCCGAAAGCTGTTGCGGCGTCTTCGGCCCACACCTCCCCAACAGGGATTGTCCCTGGATGGCCGCCGCCACAATCTCAACCGGGCCTTTGCGCTGAGCTCCCCTCTCGACGGGGAATCGGTTCTGCTGGTCGACGATGTCATGACTTCCGGGGCGACCGTAGCGGCCTGCGCCGCAGTTCTGCTGGAAAATGGCGCCCAAACCGTTGAAGTCGCCATTCTGGCCCGAGCCGCCAAAGGCACGTAA